The following coding sequences are from one Triticum dicoccoides isolate Atlit2015 ecotype Zavitan chromosome 4A, WEW_v2.0, whole genome shotgun sequence window:
- the LOC119286064 gene encoding uncharacterized protein LOC119286064 isoform X2, with amino-acid sequence MDEKPYDGEVLTRRVEELQRERDELRKDIEQLCMQQAGPGYVSVATRMLSQRTTALEQDIEILQKKLSGCLRENQNLQEELAEAYRVKSQLADLYGAELSKTKELEQQVRFFQSSVAQAFAERDGSLLECEKAKEREEAGLKMCATFEERTREYQTAMEDQKRLNDDLQMELTELKAHTESSLNVIKKLYEVRSRECECPSNITFEEKCSILLDDSADSWSFNLDGETSTSKYIASLEQENESLKAKISKLQSNLRMSFEIEHHLQRNARTLEKKQALSDDLMRNGLSALQKVYTYQRAEIMKILEEELLLLSTAVNEIQDKLTQICINAEIMGNPVGKMQCCDSSCKDVHVTMDIGPETIPKGDVPTGYSTTFDDSKALAQTLQEKMEALMLFSQEQERYLLENQKNQAIIEDLEKNLSQVKDEKVKVLMELAKLKEAYLLKCSTANDGHGIVDTPKITSGHDQQGMLKTILNRTSLRQWIKKENNTGHESSGGNDQTVCRGCSVDLSRMKVENASLLESVATMERLTSLVHRLHRVLMKVYDDVKSGCSSESSYEALSSLITEANLMRTALGVVLPVSWSGDSSGGITSDSPKSSKSEKVDPLGSASMEMLELLILAADILRESFMLKK; translated from the exons ATGGATGAGAAGCCATACGATGGTGAAGTATTAACTCGTCGAGTTGAAGAACTCCAGCGGG AACGTGATGAACTGAGAAAAGATATCGAGCAATTATGTATGCAACAAGCTGGACCTGGTTATGTTTCTGTTGCAACTCGAATGCTTTCTCAGAG GACAACAGCTCTGGAGCAGGATATTGAGATCCTTCAGAAGAAGTTAAGTGGATGCTTAAGAGAGAATCAAAAtttgcaagaggagcttgctgaggCTTATCGAGTTAAG AGCCAGCTTGCTGATTTATATGGTGCTGAGCTATCAAAG ACCAAGGAGCTAGAGCAGCAAGTGAGGTTTTTCCAGAGCAGCGTTGCTCAAGCATTTGCTGAACGAGATGGTTCATTGTTGGAG TGTGAGAAAGCAAAGGAGCGAGAAGAAGCAGGGTTAAAAATGTGCGCTACCTTTGAGGAAAG GACGAGAGAATATCAAACTGCAATGGAAGATCAGAAACGTTTGAACGATGACCTGCAAATGGAGTTGACAGAACTAAAAGCGCATACAGAATCTTCCTTGAAT GttattaaaaaattatacgaagttCGTTCCAGAGAATGTGAATGCCCTTCAAACATTACTTTTGAAGAGAAATGTTCAATTCTTCTAGATGATTCTGCTGACAGTTGGAGTTTCAACCTGGATGGCGAAACCTCAACTTCGAAGTACATT GCATCTCTAGAACAGGAGAATGAGTCGCTTAAAGCTAAAATATCTAAGCTGCAAAGCAATCTAAGAATG AGTTTCGAAATTGAACATCACTTGCAAAGAAATGCACGAACACTGGAAAAGAAACAG GCACTCAGTGATGATCTTATGAGAAATGGTCTGTCTGCTCTTCAAAAAGTCTATACATATCAAAGGGCTGAAATTATGAAAATATTGGAAGAAGAATTACTTCTGTTAAGCACGGCTGTTAATGAGATTCAAGACAAGTTAACTCAAATTTGCATCAATGCTGAGATCATGGGTAACCCTGTTGGGAAGATGCAATGCTGTGACAGTAGTTGTAAAGACGTGCATGTTACTATGGATATTGGCCCTGAAACCATCCCCAAG GGTGATGTTCCTACAGGTTATTCTACAACTTTTGATGATTCAAAAGCGCTTGCTCAAACTTTGCAGGAGAAG ATGGAGGCGCTTATGCTTTTCTCACAGGAACAAGAAAGATACCTGTTGGAAAACCAGAAGAACCAAGCTATTATAGAGGACCTTGAGAAGAACTTATCTCAA GTTAAAGATGAAAAAGTGAAGGTCTTGATGGAGTTAGCAAAACTGAAAGAAGCTTATCTCCTGAAATG CTCTACTGCAAATGATGGTCATGGTATTGTTGATACTCCAAAAATCACTTCTGGGCATGACCAACAAGGGATGCTGAAGACTATTCTTAACAGAACATCTCTAAGACAAtggataaaaaaggaaaataatactGGGCATGAGAGCTCTGGTGGAAATGACCAGACAGTTTGTAGAGGGTGCTCAGTAGATCTATCAAG GATGAAAGTTGAAAATGCTAGCCTTTTGGAAAGTGTTGCTACTATGGAACGTCTCACTTCTTTGGTTCATAGGCTGCACAGAGTGCTTATGAAG GTATATGATGATGTCAAATCCGGGTGTTCTTCGGAGAGTAGTTATGAAGCACTGAGCAGTCTTATAACAGAAGCAAACCTTATGAGAACGGCTCTGGGCGTCGTTCTCCCAGTAAGCTGGTCAGGGGATTCATCAGGTGGTATCACTTCAGACTCGCCTAAATCATCAAAATCCGAAAAGGTGGATCCCCTTGGTTCCGCTAGCATGGAGATGTTGGAGCTACTTATATTGGCCGCGGATATCCTCAGAGAGAGCTTCATGTTGAAGAAATGA
- the LOC119286064 gene encoding uncharacterized protein LOC119286064 isoform X1 — protein sequence MDEKPYDGEVLTRRVEELQRERDELRKDIEQLCMQQAGPGYVSVATRMLSQRTTALEQDIEILQKKLSGCLRENQNLQEELAEAYRVKSQLADLYGAELSKTKELEQQVRFFQSSVAQAFAERDGSLLECEKAKEREEAGLKMCATFEERTREYQTAMEDQKRLNDDLQMELTELKAHTESSLNVIKKLYEVRSRECECPSNITFEEKCSILLDDSADSWSFNLDGETSTSKYIASLEQENESLKAKISKLQSNLRMSFEIEHHLQRNARTLEKKQALSDDLMRNGLSALQKVYTYQRAEIMKILEEELLLLSTAVNEIQDKLTQICINAEIMGNPVGKMQCCDSSCKDVHVTMDIGPETIPKGDVPTGYSTTFDDSKALAQTLQEKMEALMLFSQEQERYLLENQKNQAIIEDLEKNLSQVKDEKVKVLMELAKLKEAYLLKCSSTANDGHGIVDTPKITSGHDQQGMLKTILNRTSLRQWIKKENNTGHESSGGNDQTVCRGCSVDLSRMKVENASLLESVATMERLTSLVHRLHRVLMKVYDDVKSGCSSESSYEALSSLITEANLMRTALGVVLPVSWSGDSSGGITSDSPKSSKSEKVDPLGSASMEMLELLILAADILRESFMLKK from the exons ATGGATGAGAAGCCATACGATGGTGAAGTATTAACTCGTCGAGTTGAAGAACTCCAGCGGG AACGTGATGAACTGAGAAAAGATATCGAGCAATTATGTATGCAACAAGCTGGACCTGGTTATGTTTCTGTTGCAACTCGAATGCTTTCTCAGAG GACAACAGCTCTGGAGCAGGATATTGAGATCCTTCAGAAGAAGTTAAGTGGATGCTTAAGAGAGAATCAAAAtttgcaagaggagcttgctgaggCTTATCGAGTTAAG AGCCAGCTTGCTGATTTATATGGTGCTGAGCTATCAAAG ACCAAGGAGCTAGAGCAGCAAGTGAGGTTTTTCCAGAGCAGCGTTGCTCAAGCATTTGCTGAACGAGATGGTTCATTGTTGGAG TGTGAGAAAGCAAAGGAGCGAGAAGAAGCAGGGTTAAAAATGTGCGCTACCTTTGAGGAAAG GACGAGAGAATATCAAACTGCAATGGAAGATCAGAAACGTTTGAACGATGACCTGCAAATGGAGTTGACAGAACTAAAAGCGCATACAGAATCTTCCTTGAAT GttattaaaaaattatacgaagttCGTTCCAGAGAATGTGAATGCCCTTCAAACATTACTTTTGAAGAGAAATGTTCAATTCTTCTAGATGATTCTGCTGACAGTTGGAGTTTCAACCTGGATGGCGAAACCTCAACTTCGAAGTACATT GCATCTCTAGAACAGGAGAATGAGTCGCTTAAAGCTAAAATATCTAAGCTGCAAAGCAATCTAAGAATG AGTTTCGAAATTGAACATCACTTGCAAAGAAATGCACGAACACTGGAAAAGAAACAG GCACTCAGTGATGATCTTATGAGAAATGGTCTGTCTGCTCTTCAAAAAGTCTATACATATCAAAGGGCTGAAATTATGAAAATATTGGAAGAAGAATTACTTCTGTTAAGCACGGCTGTTAATGAGATTCAAGACAAGTTAACTCAAATTTGCATCAATGCTGAGATCATGGGTAACCCTGTTGGGAAGATGCAATGCTGTGACAGTAGTTGTAAAGACGTGCATGTTACTATGGATATTGGCCCTGAAACCATCCCCAAG GGTGATGTTCCTACAGGTTATTCTACAACTTTTGATGATTCAAAAGCGCTTGCTCAAACTTTGCAGGAGAAG ATGGAGGCGCTTATGCTTTTCTCACAGGAACAAGAAAGATACCTGTTGGAAAACCAGAAGAACCAAGCTATTATAGAGGACCTTGAGAAGAACTTATCTCAA GTTAAAGATGAAAAAGTGAAGGTCTTGATGGAGTTAGCAAAACTGAAAGAAGCTTATCTCCTGAAATG CAGCTCTACTGCAAATGATGGTCATGGTATTGTTGATACTCCAAAAATCACTTCTGGGCATGACCAACAAGGGATGCTGAAGACTATTCTTAACAGAACATCTCTAAGACAAtggataaaaaaggaaaataatactGGGCATGAGAGCTCTGGTGGAAATGACCAGACAGTTTGTAGAGGGTGCTCAGTAGATCTATCAAG GATGAAAGTTGAAAATGCTAGCCTTTTGGAAAGTGTTGCTACTATGGAACGTCTCACTTCTTTGGTTCATAGGCTGCACAGAGTGCTTATGAAG GTATATGATGATGTCAAATCCGGGTGTTCTTCGGAGAGTAGTTATGAAGCACTGAGCAGTCTTATAACAGAAGCAAACCTTATGAGAACGGCTCTGGGCGTCGTTCTCCCAGTAAGCTGGTCAGGGGATTCATCAGGTGGTATCACTTCAGACTCGCCTAAATCATCAAAATCCGAAAAGGTGGATCCCCTTGGTTCCGCTAGCATGGAGATGTTGGAGCTACTTATATTGGCCGCGGATATCCTCAGAGAGAGCTTCATGTTGAAGAAATGA